In one window of Calypte anna isolate BGI_N300 chromosome 1, bCalAnn1_v1.p, whole genome shotgun sequence DNA:
- the HMGB1 gene encoding high mobility group protein B1 has translation MGKGDPKKPRGKMSSYAFFVQTCREEHKKKHPDASVNFSEFSKKCSERWKTMSSKEKGKFEDMAKADKLRYEKEMKNYVPPKGEMKKKFKDPNAPKRPPSAFFLFCSEFRPKIKGEHPGLSIGDVAKKLGEMWNNTAADDKQPYEKKAAKLKEKYEKDIAAYRAKGKVDAGKKVVAKAEKSKKKKEEEEDDDEDEEDEDDEEEEEEEEEDDDDDE, from the exons ATGGGCAAAGGCGATCCTAAGAAGCCGAGAGGTAAAATGTCTTCATATGCCTTCTTTGTGCAAACCTGCCGGGAGGAGCACAAGAAGAAACACCCAGATGCTTCAGTGAACTTTTCAGAGTTCTCAAAAAAATGCTCAGAACGATGGAAG ACTATGTCTTCTAAGGAGAAAGGGAAGTTTGAAGATATGGCAAAGGCTGACAAGCTTcgttatgaaaaagaaatgaaaaactaTGTACCACCTAAgggggaaatgaaaaagaagttcAAGGATCCAAATGCACCGAAGAGGCCTCC ttcggcttttttcttgttttgctctgAGTTTCGTCCAAAAATCAAAGGAGAACATCCTGGTCTGTCCATTGGGGACGTTGCAAAGAAGCTGGGAGAGATGTGGAACAACACTGCTGCAGATGATAAACAGCCTTATGAAAAAAAGGCTGCTAAGCTGAAGGAGAAGTATGAAAAG GATATTGCTGCATACCGGGCCAAAGGGAAGGTTGATGCAGGCAAAAAAGTAGTTGCCAAGGCtgagaagagcaagaagaagaaggaggaggaggaagatgatgatgaagacgaagaggatgaagatgatgaagaggaggaagaagaggaggaggaagacgATGATGACGATGAATAA